The sequence below is a genomic window from Dermacentor albipictus isolate Rhodes 1998 colony chromosome 2, USDA_Dalb.pri_finalv2, whole genome shotgun sequence.
ccaaccaagTTGTAACCTTGTTGAACGTAAGAtccacatcttacagtcaaattttcgTCGTGAACGAGAAAGCAAATACTGAGAATCATACCTCACCCATAAGTCCAAAACATAGAAACCAAACAGCACAAACATGACAAAGGGAGCTTTAgtgctatgctaaatttcaggCTATAGGCAACAGTACTTAGTTATCTTCATTTTGTTGCTTAGTTCTCTCTTGTTTTCTCTATTTAATTATACATTGATTCCACTTTAGCATACGTTTCGCTCTCCCTCAGAGCGACAATAGCTCAGTGACGTCCAGCGAAGGAGATAATAAAGGGGGGCTGTGCACGCGGCTGATGTCACGGCCGGCTGGGAAACGGCTAGGTTACCGGCCGCGTGCATAGCACCGCTTTATTTTCAGTTCTACaccctcggggggggggggggggggaggcgcataACACACCTTCGGTGGTGGCCTAACCCACTCGCCCTACCCTCTCTTCCCGTTAAAAGAACCCTAGGCATGTACAGGTTGTCCCAGCTAAATATAGCCCGAGTTTAAACTGTGaggatgccacgtagctggaatgAGAACATAGCAATGTTGTTTGCAGTCGGTTGCAGATACTCAGATTGTATTTTTTTCACTCTATCTAATTAGGTAGTTATTCCTAATTATATtattcaacttctgaaatattctAATTAGATGAAATATGTACAAGGGAAAATtctagagcgacatgaaaaacttctggtatagctttctgttgctcaatacgtgccacataaaagtcgttttccgagcgcgaaagaagcccgcgaatgcacgcggagtgcctcgagcggccagtcgtgcaGCAATTTCGCGTACGCTTGCGGGCtcatttcacgctcggaaaaacacttttacttAGCAGGTATTGACGAACACAAAGCTGTagcggaagtttttcatgtcgctctacaatcttctcattgacacttttcaactGATCATACTATTTGGAAACTGGATGAATTAGTTTAAACTAatcatctaattaggcggaataaaaaaaaattgagtgtaTTCAAGCGACGATAAGCATCAATACCTTCGTTcagtccagctgcgtggcattcgcatattcttAAATCCAGGCTAAAGTTAGCTCGGACAACCTGTATCCTATGCCGAGGAAAGCACATGTCGCCTTCAAAAAGCCAAGTCCTcctgtcgaaatgttggctcccacttttaccttgtcGTTTTTCTCACCATCTTCAAAATCACATGTGTTTTTGGTCTACCACGCGAGGAATGGGCCTTCAAAGCTACAGCAAAGTTGTTCTTGAAGGGACGCTAATAAACACGAGCAGTAATGCTGTATATGCCCGTAAAATGTACTAAAAAATTGGAGTTTGTTTAGTATAGCAATCAGAGGTTCattattagaaagaaaaaaaaaagaatgtagaaTGCTTTTTAATGCTTGTGCGTAATCCCTTCTGCCCCTGCATCAGTACACAACCACGAATCACAATTTATTTATCGGTATTTCGATATTTGTATTTCTGTAAACGTTCTTGAAACATGTCAAGACTTACCCTCTTTGTAAGAACAATGTCGCCCATCTCTACAAAGAAAACTTTCATTGCGCTCCAGCGGACGCCTTCAAAATTTATAATCTCGTGACATctggtgggccaactgaaaggTGAAATCTGCACCCTCCTTTGTTCCTTCTTCTGTGGCTTACCGAGCCTCCTATCAGGGCAAGAATATCTATTTCAATATTCTGACAACTGACTGTTTTTGCGCAACTGGAATGATTTTTATTTAGTGCGCCTTTTTTATATGTACCAGCCTAAAATTTTCTTCGGACTTTAGATAGATATTTTCTAAATATAATTCAGTGTCCGGATTTCATCACGGTGTTAATTCTACAACAAGGACAATTGCTCCAATCACTATTTCTTCAAATTACAAAAAGAGAACGCTGGATAAACGTGTTGTGAGTGTGCATCACTTGTAAAATAAAACTTCTGTTATAAAGAACAGGACATACAACTAATCGGTTTACGTCAATATTGCGGACATTGCATGCTTGAGCTATGTGTATTGAGATATCACGGTTTGCGTGGTAAAACATTTAGACGGTTACATGTGTACCAGGTTACATGTGCAATGACTTCTTGGGCACCGACATACCTTGCTTTCCGGCAAGGTATATGACCACAGACTGCTAAAAACTCCAGTAATTCGCACCAAAAAGTGGTAACCTTGCCTTTTCGAGGTACCCCGAATCTCGTCTGCCGCACGTAGTTTGAGAATTTCTCGTGTTTTTAATACTGCCATCAAGAAAAATCAGCTCATTTTAGGTCTTAAAAAAACATCACAGTAGTACGGTGAAACAAAAAGTGATGCTGCAACTGATGCTGTAGAGAAAATCCTAATTCACGCAACGCTTCCTGTACTGTATACGCCGTGAGCTACGGGAAGTAGTGACCTATAAAGATTAAACCACCCGGGAGTCGACGCTGTGACAAACGCCAAACGCCTACTGGCGATGCAGGTCAGAGTGTGAATAAGCCGTATCTCCGCCTTACGTGCTCTTCTTGCCCAGGAACTGCCTTCTGCTTGCATGAAGCATTAAAATCATCTGACTTCCTCTAATCTTGAAAAGCGACAAAGTGGTGCAGGCAGCTCAGTTTAGTAGTCACTTTTGCTTCCGGGGCAGATGAACCCTTGATAGCAACACTGATAACGTGTCCTTTTCTCGTCGTCAAACCGCAGGTTCAGTTAAATAAGGCTGAGATAACAGCTTTCAGCTCGCATTCCAGCTCGTCGCTATGCTTCTTTCTTATTTATGCTCTTCTCTGATAGGTTAGAAGCACCTTCTCTCACTGCGATGCTTGCCTcggatgctgctgctgcaacaCCGTATATAAACTCGGCCAGATGAAACGTTCACCATTCTTCGCTGTCTTGGGTGTTACGTCAAGTATCAACACAATGGTATGTTGAGGTGATACCgttcataatatatatatatatatatatatatatatatatatatatatatatatatatatatatatatatatatatatatgatattaCAATTTGTAATCCCTTATTTGTCCCAACGTACCTCTATTTTATACACTTCCATGCCTACTACGACTGCAGTATTCTGTTTGTGATGGTATTTTTGTCGCGTGTCTCCTGCTTTTTTACAGCGTATATCGCATACTGACCGATGCATGCCGCCTATTCCGTTGGTGTTTCGAGTactcttgtttttctttatatCGAAGGATTTAGTGCAATGCATGTGTTCATCAATCTATCAACATATTTAGCATTGACTTTTCCTTAGgcttgtgcacttttcttttgcttcaacATAACGCAAAACTTAAGCCACGCGAGCTTTATTAGGAACCAAGTTTCATTGCATATGTGCATGCTTTGCTATTTTGTCGTTTCTTTGGCACAAAGTATCAGCTTATAATATAGGCGTATCTCACTACGAATTACTTACTTGTGTTGATCATTTTTATTCTATGTTGTTTCGATGTCTTGAAAACAATTATCACAAGAAATTTAGCTCTGTCGACTCGCTGTTTTTTGCGGGCAAAGCCATTTACTAAAGTGTTTGGCATTCTTCCACACCAAGCACTCTAAAACGCCAAATTTCGCTTGAAGACTGAAGGTGTTAGTAATTGAACTACCTTAAATAAATGCTCCACAGCTTTGCAGAAAAGTGTCCAAATTCCATTTGCACCAACGACACAAACGACCGTGAAATTACTAAACATTTTGAAGAGGGGTGTGCGCATATTTGATATTTCAAACAGATAGTTTTGAGCGCTGTGTGAACCTTCTATGTCTATGTTCTCAAGAATCCAATACATTATCCCGCCATTGATATATTACCGCACCTTAATGCATTCCGGTAACTGTCATTTGTGTGCTAGCGCTTTTTTTGACGCCTTGTTTTATAACAACATTACCAGCATGATGCAACTAATTTTCTCACAAAGAGACCATAATACGCACAAGGTGTATTCACTCTTTATCAATCTTGTTTTGCAGACGAAGCTATTTGCCTTGTTTGCCGTACTCGCCGTGTACGTGTTCTCCCCAGTGGCAGCAGGCGGGAAACTTGGCTATGGCGGCGCTGGCTACGGAGGCCTAGGATATGGTGGCCTCGGCTACGGAGGTCTCGGCTACGGAGGTCTCGGCTACGGAGGCCTTGGCTATGGAGGTCTCGGATATGGTGGCCTAGGTGGTGGCTTGGGCGGCGTCGGCGGTGTAGGCGGTGTAGGCGTCGGCAGCAGTGTTGCCCTTCTTAGCGGCGGGCCTGCTTTTGCCAAAGCCGTGGCGGGGCCAGCTTTCATTGTGAGGACGGTTCACCACGTCAACAAAGTCAGTGGTGGAGGAGCCCTTGTAGCCCACTCTGGCCTCGGAAGCGGATATGGTGGTGGCTACGGAGGATACGGAGGCGGCTATGGTGGATATGGTGGCGGCTACGGAGGATATGGAGGCGGCTATGGTGGATACGGTGGCGGCTATGGTGGATACGGTGGCGGCTACGGAGGATATGGAGGCGGCTATGGTGGATATGGCGGCGGCTATGGTGGCTACAAAAGTGGTTACAAAGGATAATTCCCGGATCGTTCACCTACTTTTGCGAATGTCTTACAAATGCAAAAGACCAAATTACATGCACAGATGTGTCCCCGCAACAACGAAGATGTAATAACATTCTATCGAATTACTTAGCACTGGTTGTATGAAGTTTGAAAAATGGTGACAGTTTACTTCTGTCAGCATTCACAGACCAAGAGTGCTTCGGAAAATTTAATATTGGCCGGTGTCGAAGGAGGCGGGATCCACCCTCGACAAATAGCTGTGATACATGAAGCGATACATCACTGCGGCACTTATCCATCGCATTTCAGGAAAGCACAAAATAAAAGAGTTTTCGGACCAGAAAATGTGATTTACTTTTCCTTATACTTGGGAGCCCAATGCCTAATTCTATCAAAACTCAGGCAAGCATGATTCTGTGCATTCTTGTGAATATGCCTTTGGTGAAAAATCCTTTCCTTTGGATAAAAAAGAAGGGCTTCATTTGAGGGCCCCTATGATGCGTAGCCTTCGAGAATAAAAATATGGCGACGACTGTGTATATGAGTATAGGACTAACCTGTTAGATCCAAACTAAAGCATTAGCCATCCGGTAATCTTTTTACACAATGTCTGCCAAAAGTAAACAGCAAGGTCGTGCGCTCAGAAAAGAGTATATACAAAGCTGTGCTATATGACAACATGGGCAACCTACAAGGACCATGTTAACCGCGATATCTAACTGAATCATTTAGAATATAGGTGTTAAAAATAAACATCTGGGTCTTCAGCGCTTATGACCAGCACATCTGTTGTCGACATGCATCCCGCAGCTCTGTCAATGAAAAAGGAACCCCGAAGAAGTCACAATATTCTCACTGTGACTGGCCATGGCATTGCTGATTTCATTTAAACTTACGCCATAGTTTATCGTAAGCGTAGAAAACTCAACAAACCAGCAGCTTATAAAGGCTCACCCAAGCAAACCTTTGTAGCATAAAGCCTTTTTCCTGCCCTATGATCCATTGGTAGTGGTACGAATGATAATTAGAGCAACTGCAATGCCACCTATATCTGCTGAGTGGAGTCCTTCTATTGCGTCACCGACCCTTCACGCAATAGAGGGGAATCAAGTACCTATTTATCGACGTCGTCAGGTATTGTGAGCGTTGTCGTTATCACCATGTGCTGCACATGATTACCATCCTGTGCTTTCACTTcgagaatgccccccccccctccaactgTGGCTACTCAAAAGCTATCACATCTCATTTGGATGGTATTTACTCTGACTGCAATCTTACTATCGTCTCAGAAACACATAGGCGAATAATGCATCTTTTGGTCCTCGGAGAGCTAAGAACTTCCATGTGCCCTCCGTTGGGGTCAAAGGGCTTCCTTTGCTGCATTATTCTGTGCTTTATTTATCCTGATCACAAGATAAAAATGCTTCGATGTAGAACTTAGACCACAATTCCCGACCGTGGTAGATGTGGAAGTCAGAGTGGGCAtttgagacacacacacacacacacacacacacacacacacacacacacacacacacacacacacacacacacacacacacacacacacacacacacacacacacacacacacacacacacacacacacacacacacacacacacacacacacacacacacacacacacacacacacacacacacacaca
It includes:
- the LOC139055374 gene encoding chorion class B protein B.L1-like isoform X2, which codes for MAGLRPLPFQVRSTFSHCDACLGCCCCNTVYKLGQMKRSPFFAVLGVTSSINTMTKLFALFAVLAVYVFSPVAAGGKLGYGGAGYGGLGYGGLGYGGLGYGGLGYGGLGYGGLGYGGLGGGLGGVGGVGGVGVGSSVALLSGGPAFAKAVAGPAFIVRTVHHVNKVSGGGALVAHSGLGSGYGGGYGGYGGGYGGYGGGYGGYGGGYGGYGGGYGGYGGGYGGYGGGYGGYGGGYGGYKSGYKG
- the LOC139055374 gene encoding uncharacterized protein isoform X1 translates to MVGGYGRRRGDRDCSVRAVLLQRSRLQHGRHGCAGRKAWIQPASSSGNMDPARLWWTQPDVFIIVSWQPLHLGTTPLPEWQAYARCLFRSTFSHCDACLGCCCCNTVYKLGQMKRSPFFAVLGVTSSINTMTKLFALFAVLAVYVFSPVAAGGKLGYGGAGYGGLGYGGLGYGGLGYGGLGYGGLGYGGLGYGGLGGGLGGVGGVGGVGVGSSVALLSGGPAFAKAVAGPAFIVRTVHHVNKVSGGGALVAHSGLGSGYGGGYGGYGGGYGGYGGGYGGYGGGYGGYGGGYGGYGGGYGGYGGGYGGYGGGYGGYKSGYKG
- the LOC139055374 gene encoding chorion class B protein B.L1-like isoform X3, encoding MVDATGCLHNRQLAAASLGHDTTSRMAGLRPLPFQTKLFALFAVLAVYVFSPVAAGGKLGYGGAGYGGLGYGGLGYGGLGYGGLGYGGLGYGGLGYGGLGGGLGGVGGVGGVGVGSSVALLSGGPAFAKAVAGPAFIVRTVHHVNKVSGGGALVAHSGLGSGYGGGYGGYGGGYGGYGGGYGGYGGGYGGYGGGYGGYGGGYGGYGGGYGGYGGGYGGYKSGYKG